In the genome of Bremerella sp. JC817, one region contains:
- a CDS encoding DUF1559 domain-containing protein has translation MNDQREANPYKSPTKDAKESPATGRFPTKIELLVIVAIICVLIGLLLPSSTISCNLGLRGAIANNLKQIGLALHDYHDAHGSLPPAMVTDEEGRPLYSWRILILPYLGEGKLYQQFALDEPWDSETNLPLVQQMPDWFADLTQHSSANRGETCCLAIVDPKSDRTMMQSTVGRRFSDVADGLDLTGMVVFEPRRSELWTKPIDIHPKELVGRPPLRNNEMCGGLLLKGDASSQWFGYVDSPSIRSYVYCDDDSTN, from the coding sequence ATGAATGACCAGCGCGAGGCTAACCCCTACAAGTCGCCAACCAAAGACGCGAAAGAGTCGCCAGCGACCGGTCGTTTTCCTACTAAGATCGAATTGTTGGTGATCGTGGCGATCATCTGCGTGTTGATTGGGCTCCTTTTGCCGAGCAGTACAATTAGTTGCAATCTTGGCTTGCGCGGGGCAATCGCCAACAACCTGAAGCAGATCGGTCTTGCCTTACACGATTACCACGACGCTCACGGCTCGCTTCCCCCTGCCATGGTAACGGACGAAGAGGGACGCCCTTTGTACTCGTGGCGCATTCTCATTCTGCCTTACTTGGGGGAAGGCAAGCTCTATCAGCAGTTCGCACTCGACGAACCTTGGGATAGCGAAACGAATCTCCCTCTCGTTCAGCAGATGCCCGACTGGTTTGCCGATCTAACGCAACATTCCTCGGCCAATCGGGGTGAGACGTGCTGTCTGGCAATCGTCGATCCGAAGTCCGATCGAACCATGATGCAGTCGACCGTGGGACGTCGATTTTCCGACGTAGCGGACGGGCTCGATCTCACGGGGATGGTGGTCTTCGAGCCGCGGCGGAGTGAACTCTGGACAAAACCTATCGACATTCACCCGAAAGAACTGGTGGGGCGTCCCCCGCTGCGTAACAATGAGATGTGTGGTGGTCTGCTGCTGAAGGGAGATGCGAGTTCCCAGTGGTTT
- a CDS encoding DUF1559 domain-containing protein codes for MKIRLLVLITMALVFLLWVFLPNIEMGRNEARQVQERLHLTSLAEAITQHRSQDHTPLPQGVTDSDGNTLLSWRVLILPELGHEDLFSQFDLSQPWDAPVNQKMISQMPGGFDSPFHDDQQRANGVTTYRIVAANLPKGNDAAIVVSLPSAPVIWTKPEVLSPKQLWQQVSHYPEADLPLRFVTSAGNVMELGQPTSQQLSTYFVPVEGTLP; via the coding sequence ATGAAGATTCGTTTGCTCGTGCTGATCACGATGGCTTTGGTGTTCTTGCTATGGGTCTTCCTGCCGAACATCGAGATGGGAAGAAACGAAGCCCGCCAGGTGCAAGAGAGATTGCACCTGACCAGCCTGGCCGAGGCGATCACGCAGCATCGCTCGCAGGACCACACTCCCCTGCCCCAAGGTGTGACCGACAGCGACGGTAATACGCTTCTTTCCTGGCGGGTGTTGATTTTGCCGGAACTTGGTCACGAAGATCTGTTCTCCCAGTTCGACTTAAGCCAGCCTTGGGATGCACCGGTGAACCAGAAGATGATCTCGCAGATGCCTGGTGGCTTTGACTCGCCATTTCATGACGACCAACAACGAGCGAACGGGGTGACAACCTATCGGATCGTTGCCGCCAACCTGCCCAAGGGCAACGACGCGGCGATCGTCGTATCGCTGCCCAGTGCCCCGGTGATTTGGACGAAACCTGAGGTGCTTTCTCCGAAACAGCTTTGGCAACAGGTCAGCCACTATCCCGAGGCAGACTTGCCCCTGCGCTTCGTCACTTCGGCTGGCAACGTTATGGAACTTGGCCAACCAACCTCGCAGCAGTTGTCCACGTACTTCGTTCCGGTCGAAGGGACATTGCCATGA
- a CDS encoding RNA polymerase sigma factor, producing the protein MAPNNSAPEELTDGEILAAVLAGDADQYATIVKRYRRALLNLAYSYLGDAQLAEDAVQEAFLNSFKWLHTYDSRYSFRTWLWRILLNVCHRLREKSKRQPVNTTTLTSGSDDREQTSILETEVPCQALSRLIDGERRDQVLRLLDQLTPIQAEAIRLRFFGEMKFQEIADAQEIGLPAAKARVRNGLLQLAKLIQNTCQELSEEHVR; encoded by the coding sequence ATGGCACCTAATAACTCGGCACCTGAAGAGCTGACCGATGGCGAGATCCTCGCAGCCGTTCTGGCGGGCGATGCCGATCAGTATGCAACGATCGTGAAGCGCTACCGCCGGGCTCTGTTGAACCTGGCTTACAGTTATCTGGGCGATGCGCAGTTGGCGGAAGACGCCGTCCAGGAAGCGTTTCTCAACAGCTTCAAATGGTTGCACACCTACGACTCGCGATACAGTTTCCGAACGTGGCTGTGGCGAATCCTTCTGAACGTATGCCATCGGCTGCGAGAGAAGTCGAAGCGTCAACCGGTCAACACGACCACGCTGACCAGCGGCAGTGACGATCGCGAGCAAACGTCCATTTTGGAAACCGAAGTTCCTTGTCAGGCTTTATCGCGTTTGATCGATGGCGAACGCCGCGATCAAGTCTTGCGACTGCTCGATCAACTGACACCCATCCAAGCGGAAGCGATTCGCTTGCGGTTCTTCGGTGAGATGAAATTCCAAGAGATCGCCGATGCTCAGGAAATCGGCTTGCCGGCCGCCAAGGCACGGGTTCGCAATGGATTGTTGCAACTAGCCAAACTCATTCAGAACACGTGCCAAGAGCTCTCCGAGGAACACGTCCGATGA
- a CDS encoding RNA polymerase sigma factor → MTTATLEMTSSYSDPSLVQPKSDEDLLLAYRDSGNRSYFQKLVQRYERELYNYLRRYLGDPEMAEDVFQAAFLQVHLKCDTFEVGRRFRPWLYTIATNQAIDAQRKTKRHKMVSLDRAGSSGEQQETGSLVDLLVSSEPGPMSQMDDQERQRVMRDAVQDLPESLKTAIVLVYYQGLKYREAADILGIPVGTVKSRLHTAVQKLTEAWNEVYTPDDDDA, encoded by the coding sequence ATGACAACTGCCACACTTGAAATGACGTCAAGTTACTCCGACCCATCGCTAGTTCAACCCAAGTCCGACGAGGACTTGCTGCTGGCGTATCGGGATTCGGGGAACCGGAGTTACTTCCAGAAGTTGGTGCAGCGCTACGAGCGAGAGCTGTACAACTACCTGCGACGCTACCTCGGCGACCCCGAAATGGCGGAGGATGTGTTTCAGGCTGCCTTCCTGCAAGTGCACCTGAAATGCGACACCTTTGAGGTGGGACGTCGTTTCCGTCCTTGGCTATACACGATTGCCACGAATCAGGCGATCGATGCTCAGCGTAAAACCAAGCGCCATAAGATGGTTAGCCTGGATCGCGCTGGCAGCTCGGGCGAGCAGCAAGAGACCGGTTCGCTGGTCGATTTGCTGGTCAGCTCAGAGCCAGGGCCGATGTCGCAGATGGATGATCAGGAACGACAACGTGTTATGCGTGATGCCGTTCAGGACCTTCCGGAGTCGTTGAAGACCGCGATCGTGCTGGTCTACTACCAAGGTTTGAAGTACCGCGAAGCGGCCGACATCTTGGGTATTCCGGTCGGGACGGTCAAAAGTCGCCTGCACACCGCCGTGCAGAAACTTACCGAAGCATGGAACGAAGTTTATACACCCGATGACGATGACGCGTGA
- a CDS encoding class I SAM-dependent methyltransferase translates to MLERILEPEYMDSPQEAMDYDDMDHETVNEAFVTDLLTYLGVTPDPEAAEMIDILDLGTGTARIPIVLADRIPQCRIMGADASIAMLDVAKINIDIACVTDRVQLVKLDAKQIDYEDEFFTGVMSNSIVHHIPEPQAALAESVRVVVPGGWLFFRDLLRPETDEQLQHLVETYCGGETDSAKKMFADSLHAALSLDEIRGLVSALGFDPETVQQTTDRHWTWAARKPA, encoded by the coding sequence ATGCTCGAGCGCATTCTCGAACCTGAATACATGGACTCGCCACAAGAGGCCATGGACTACGACGACATGGACCACGAAACGGTCAACGAAGCGTTCGTGACCGATCTGCTGACTTACCTGGGAGTGACGCCTGATCCCGAGGCGGCCGAGATGATCGACATCCTCGATCTGGGCACCGGTACCGCTCGCATTCCGATCGTCCTGGCCGACCGCATTCCGCAGTGCCGAATCATGGGGGCCGATGCCTCGATCGCAATGCTGGACGTGGCGAAGATCAACATCGACATTGCCTGCGTCACCGATCGCGTGCAGTTGGTGAAGCTCGACGCTAAGCAGATCGACTACGAAGACGAGTTCTTCACCGGTGTGATGTCCAACAGCATCGTCCACCATATCCCGGAACCGCAAGCCGCCCTCGCCGAGAGCGTTCGTGTGGTTGTCCCTGGCGGATGGCTTTTCTTCCGCGATCTATTGCGGCCAGAAACCGACGAGCAGTTGCAGCACCTGGTCGAAACCTATTGCGGCGGTGAGACCGATTCGGCCAAGAAGATGTTCGCCGATTCGCTGCACGCGGCCCTCTCGTTGGACGAAATTCGAGGCCTGGTTTCAGCCCTTGGATTCGATCCGGAAACGGTCCAGCAGACGACTGACCGTCATTGGACCTGGGCGGCACGAAAGCCGGCATAA
- a CDS encoding GNAT family N-acetyltransferase — protein sequence MSTDCPSSDAMSLTSGEPLANTVVVSDIDRSSSLLIEWERLAGARLFLGPRWLLSWWDHFRQPGDQLHIVTVRDPDGWLIGLAPWYRRQTWWGGNEIQFLGSGEVCSDYLSILAKPGEETTVVRAVSNFVEEAMLGIDRFYLEGIEADDAVMRQFVAAMQSHQFDVSQRECLEGYRLELPTQWEGWLSQLSKSRRNRVRQLWRNQFDTGVAKIQVADETTLDKGFAILVDLHQHRRNQLGQAGCFASTRFHDFLKQAAIEHLKAGQLRLQWIELEGKPVAAELDLMEGENYLHYCSGMAIDCEHARPGWLGVTAAIRYAIESGRTNFDFLRGDEGYKSHWRGQPVAMINVELVPPKFRAQARYRFRSMVDLAKQHAKRVLHRPAKSAQPASGSSDHD from the coding sequence ATGTCTACCGATTGCCCGTCGAGCGACGCGATGTCGCTGACGAGCGGAGAGCCTCTGGCCAACACCGTTGTCGTTTCCGATATCGATCGCTCTTCATCTCTGCTGATCGAATGGGAACGCCTTGCCGGAGCGCGCCTGTTTCTGGGACCACGCTGGCTGCTGAGTTGGTGGGATCATTTCCGCCAGCCTGGCGATCAACTGCACATCGTCACCGTCCGCGATCCCGATGGCTGGCTGATTGGCCTCGCCCCGTGGTATCGCCGCCAAACCTGGTGGGGCGGAAACGAGATCCAGTTCCTTGGCTCCGGCGAAGTCTGTAGCGACTACCTTTCGATTTTGGCCAAGCCTGGCGAAGAAACGACCGTCGTACGCGCGGTCTCGAACTTCGTGGAAGAGGCGATGCTCGGCATCGACCGATTCTACCTCGAAGGGATCGAAGCGGACGACGCCGTGATGCGTCAGTTCGTCGCGGCCATGCAATCGCATCAGTTCGATGTCAGCCAACGCGAATGCCTCGAAGGGTATCGTTTGGAACTACCCACCCAGTGGGAAGGATGGCTCTCGCAGCTTTCCAAATCGAGACGCAACCGCGTACGCCAACTGTGGCGAAATCAGTTCGATACCGGCGTCGCCAAGATCCAAGTTGCCGACGAAACGACGCTCGACAAAGGGTTCGCGATCCTGGTCGACCTGCATCAGCACCGTCGCAATCAGCTCGGTCAAGCTGGCTGCTTTGCCTCGACGCGGTTTCATGACTTCTTGAAGCAGGCCGCAATCGAACACCTGAAAGCGGGGCAACTTCGTCTGCAGTGGATCGAGCTCGAAGGGAAGCCCGTCGCGGCGGAACTCGACTTGATGGAAGGCGAGAACTACCTCCATTACTGCTCGGGCATGGCCATCGACTGCGAACACGCACGTCCAGGTTGGCTCGGCGTGACGGCGGCGATACGCTATGCCATTGAATCAGGCCGCACCAATTTCGACTTCCTCCGTGGCGACGAAGGCTATAAGAGTCACTGGCGTGGCCAGCCAGTCGCGATGATCAATGTCGAACTGGTCCCACCGAAGTTCCGAGCTCAGGCCCGCTATCGATTCCGCTCGATGGTCGATCTGGCCAAGCAACATGCCAAGCGAGTTCTTCATCGCCCGGCAAAATCGGCACAACCTGCCTCCGGTTCATCGGACCACGACTAA
- a CDS encoding VIT1/CCC1 transporter family protein translates to MMKPTPQELAEQHTDEAIAAHIAGPGVDGFAGDFVLGGVDGAVTTFAIVAGTAGANFGVTVAIILGIANLLADGFSMAISNYLKARSDQMQLQKYRWLENLHIQKLPDREREEIRQIFAAKGFEGELLEQVVETICQDQHRWVDTMLVEEWGLRLQPPTPWKSGLVTFSGFVLAGSIPLIPLPFAHLGFDPSHIFLTSALLTGLAFVLIGIFRAKVVQEGIASSVSETVITGGSAAAIAFGVGVLLDRFLQT, encoded by the coding sequence ATGATGAAACCCACCCCCCAAGAGCTCGCCGAGCAGCATACCGACGAAGCGATTGCCGCACACATTGCTGGCCCTGGCGTGGATGGATTCGCAGGCGACTTTGTCCTGGGGGGCGTCGATGGAGCTGTGACTACCTTCGCGATTGTTGCCGGAACTGCCGGAGCCAACTTCGGTGTGACGGTCGCCATCATTCTGGGGATCGCGAATCTGCTGGCCGATGGTTTCAGCATGGCGATCAGCAACTACCTGAAAGCACGCAGCGATCAGATGCAACTGCAAAAGTATCGTTGGCTCGAGAACCTTCACATCCAGAAGCTGCCTGATCGCGAGCGGGAAGAGATCCGCCAGATCTTCGCTGCCAAAGGGTTCGAGGGAGAACTGCTCGAACAAGTTGTCGAGACCATCTGCCAGGATCAACATCGCTGGGTCGATACGATGCTGGTTGAAGAATGGGGCTTACGTCTGCAGCCACCCACGCCCTGGAAGTCGGGTCTGGTGACCTTCAGCGGATTCGTCCTTGCCGGTTCGATTCCGTTGATCCCTCTACCATTTGCGCATTTAGGATTCGATCCTTCGCACATCTTTCTTACCAGCGCCCTCTTAACGGGCCTGGCGTTTGTGCTGATTGGTATCTTCCGCGCCAAGGTCGTTCAGGAAGGCATCGCGTCCTCCGTTTCTGAAACGGTGATCACCGGCGGCTCGGCAGCAGCGATTGCCTTTGGAGTGGGGGTTTTGCTGGATCGATTCCTGCAAACGTAA
- a CDS encoding universal stress protein, with protein sequence MNFQRILFPTDFSHCGDAAMHLATALARDSGGTIIIAHVEEPPTVYGTGEMYYGMLDPSPDDLKRMLHEIKPSSPEVPVEYRLVTGDPSTAICRLAAEENVDLIVLGTHGRTGLLHMLIGSTAESIVRHAKCPVLTFKQPPDST encoded by the coding sequence ATGAACTTTCAACGAATTCTCTTTCCGACCGACTTTTCCCACTGCGGCGATGCGGCGATGCACCTGGCAACCGCACTGGCACGTGATAGTGGCGGAACGATCATCATCGCCCACGTCGAAGAACCGCCCACGGTCTACGGCACCGGCGAAATGTATTACGGCATGCTCGATCCGTCTCCGGACGATCTGAAACGCATGCTCCACGAAATCAAACCGAGCTCGCCCGAGGTTCCGGTCGAATACCGGCTGGTCACTGGCGATCCCTCGACCGCGATTTGCCGTCTGGCAGCGGAAGAGAATGTGGACCTCATTGTTCTAGGAACGCACGGCCGAACGGGCCTGCTACATATGTTGATTGGAAGTACGGCGGAATCGATCGTACGTCATGCCAAGTGTCCCGTGCTGACGTTCAAGCAGCCGCCTGACTCCACCTGA
- a CDS encoding hemerythrin domain-containing protein — MSDNTYLTGGNKSFYLHFAFEHEGLDCAIHDLQRSLRGPTKGLTTPQLSLRLVQLHELMTKHFQEEEEGCFDEICAQHPHMCPATRQMETTHRNLMQQIDSLIDTLEADKISENWKEQFDKFVTAMKEHEDEEKAFVRRGLELSEE, encoded by the coding sequence ATGTCCGACAACACTTATCTCACGGGAGGAAACAAATCCTTCTACCTGCATTTCGCTTTTGAACATGAAGGACTCGATTGTGCGATCCACGATCTGCAACGAAGCCTTCGCGGCCCAACCAAGGGGCTGACCACACCTCAACTTTCCTTGCGTCTGGTGCAACTCCACGAGTTGATGACCAAGCACTTTCAGGAAGAAGAAGAAGGATGCTTCGACGAGATCTGTGCCCAGCATCCGCATATGTGCCCGGCGACTCGCCAGATGGAAACGACGCATCGAAACTTGATGCAACAAATCGACTCGCTGATCGATACCCTGGAGGCAGACAAAATCAGCGAAAACTGGAAAGAACAGTTTGACAAGTTCGTCACGGCAATGAAGGAGCACGAGGACGAAGAGAAAGCGTTCGTCCGTCGCGGGCTGGAACTGAGCGAAGAATAG
- a CDS encoding universal stress protein: protein MSWITKPPVVVPYDFSEDAKGAVDMAISMLGGSEGVHLIHVLGELSPAEPGEVWHTVDENTRTHHATTSIRKSLADEKYKDLKISVAFGDPGEQICHFADELKANAILIPSHGRSSIMRVLVGSVADRVVRLANCPVIVLKKPRK from the coding sequence ATGTCTTGGATTACGAAACCTCCGGTTGTGGTTCCTTACGACTTCTCGGAAGATGCCAAGGGAGCCGTCGACATGGCAATTTCCATGCTGGGTGGCAGTGAAGGGGTTCACCTGATTCATGTCCTCGGCGAACTTTCTCCAGCCGAACCTGGCGAGGTCTGGCACACGGTCGACGAGAATACCCGGACGCATCACGCGACGACGTCGATCCGCAAAAGCCTGGCCGACGAGAAGTACAAGGACCTGAAGATCTCGGTTGCCTTCGGCGATCCTGGCGAACAGATCTGTCACTTCGCCGACGAACTGAAGGCCAACGCGATCTTGATTCCATCGCACGGTCGCTCGTCGATCATGCGCGTGCTGGTCGGTTCGGTTGCCGATCGTGTTGTTCGCCTGGCCAACTGCCCGGTGATCGTGCTGAAGAAGCCCCGCAAGTAA
- the ptsP gene encoding phosphoenolpyruvate--protein phosphotransferase → MEKGLAVSPGISIGVAYCILEIFVNPDRKRLEKHEVQKELARYEQARERTAVDLAALQAKVEKQIGKNEAAIFAVHQAILRDPAFTNKVRHWIVQEHVTASASLHRLMEEYSAMFAKMGDEYLQERLNDIRDVVVRLSAYLSDVLNDAEESGLSGPLIVVADELLPSQAVALGEADVRGIVTQAGSQTSHAALIARSRGIPAVSGVSGILRKVKTGDTIVVNGSEGVVSINPEAEELAAYRKLEREFFHLKDQLAANRHHPAVTRDGTPLKLLANINNVKDVEAAEAMGAWGVGLYRTEYLYLTHDNVPDEDEQFEVYREILTKSPHHYVTIRTLDIGGDKTVAYLGHNHNEANPFMGWRSIRLSFEHPEFFLSQLRAIMRCAAELDEDGEGEVNMLFPMVTNVEEMRKANHLVRKAEKSLDERGVPRGKVKIGMMLEVPAAAVCIHHLLELVDFVSIGSNDLVQYLTAADRDNPKVSGLCQPLSPAVVMTLKHVIEACNTANKPVTLCGEMAGQPRAFLLLLGMGLRSFSMSPAFIPTIKELAILTTVEHAERVVEKVMEMKTTNQVKRFLRMELEAISPDIARLDTE, encoded by the coding sequence ATGGAAAAAGGACTAGCAGTATCCCCGGGCATCTCGATCGGGGTGGCGTACTGCATTCTTGAGATCTTCGTGAATCCCGATCGCAAGCGATTGGAGAAGCACGAAGTTCAGAAAGAGCTTGCGCGCTACGAACAAGCCCGCGAACGAACGGCGGTCGATCTTGCTGCGTTGCAGGCCAAGGTCGAAAAACAGATCGGGAAGAACGAGGCGGCGATCTTCGCCGTCCACCAGGCAATTCTTCGCGACCCTGCGTTTACCAACAAGGTTCGTCACTGGATCGTTCAAGAACACGTGACGGCATCGGCCTCGCTGCATCGCTTGATGGAAGAGTACTCCGCGATGTTCGCCAAGATGGGGGACGAGTATCTTCAGGAACGGCTGAACGATATTCGCGACGTGGTCGTGCGTTTGAGTGCCTACCTTTCCGACGTCCTCAACGATGCCGAAGAGTCCGGGCTGAGTGGTCCGCTGATTGTCGTCGCCGATGAACTGTTGCCATCGCAAGCGGTTGCTCTGGGCGAAGCCGACGTGCGCGGCATCGTCACCCAAGCCGGAAGCCAGACCAGTCACGCGGCGTTGATCGCGCGTAGTCGTGGTATCCCGGCGGTCAGTGGTGTTTCGGGGATCCTTCGCAAGGTGAAGACGGGCGACACGATCGTCGTCAACGGCAGCGAAGGGGTTGTCTCGATCAACCCGGAAGCGGAAGAACTAGCCGCTTATCGCAAGCTCGAACGCGAGTTCTTCCATCTTAAAGATCAGCTCGCCGCCAATCGCCATCACCCTGCCGTGACCCGCGATGGCACGCCGCTCAAGTTGCTGGCCAACATCAACAACGTGAAAGATGTCGAAGCGGCCGAAGCGATGGGGGCTTGGGGTGTCGGTTTGTACCGCACCGAATACTTGTACCTGACGCACGACAATGTGCCGGACGAGGACGAACAGTTCGAGGTCTATCGCGAGATCTTGACCAAGTCACCCCATCATTACGTCACGATTCGCACGCTTGATATTGGCGGCGATAAGACGGTCGCCTACCTTGGACACAATCACAATGAAGCGAACCCATTCATGGGGTGGCGCAGCATTCGATTGTCGTTCGAGCATCCCGAGTTCTTCCTTTCGCAGTTGCGGGCCATCATGCGATGCGCAGCGGAACTGGACGAGGATGGCGAGGGAGAAGTGAACATGCTTTTCCCGATGGTCACCAATGTCGAGGAAATGCGGAAAGCGAATCACCTGGTGCGCAAGGCGGAGAAGTCACTCGACGAGCGCGGCGTGCCACGTGGCAAGGTGAAGATTGGCATGATGCTGGAAGTGCCGGCCGCCGCAGTTTGCATCCATCATCTGTTGGAACTGGTCGACTTCGTTTCGATCGGATCGAACGACCTGGTGCAGTACCTGACCGCTGCCGACCGCGATAACCCCAAGGTCAGCGGATTGTGCCAGCCACTTTCGCCCGCCGTGGTGATGACGCTGAAGCACGTGATCGAAGCTTGCAACACGGCTAACAAGCCGGTCACACTCTGCGGCGAGATGGCAGGCCAGCCACGCGCCTTTCTGCTGCTGCTGGGCATGGGCCTGCGATCGTTCAGCATGAGCCCCGCCTTTATCCCCACCATCAAGGAGTTAGCAATCCTAACGACAGTCGAACACGCCGAAAGGGTGGTCGAGAAGGTGATGGAGATGAAGACAACCAACCAGGTGAAGCGTTTCTTACGCATGGAATTGGAAGCTATCTCACCAGACATTGCCCGTTTAGACACCGAATAG
- the sucD gene encoding succinate--CoA ligase subunit alpha translates to MSILVNKDTKVICQGITGKVGEFHTKGCKEYGTKMVGGVTPGKAGQTVEGLPVFDTVEEAVKETGANATMIFVPPPFTADAILEAVDAGIEVICAITEGVPVLDMVPVYETVKKSKSVLIGPNCPGVITPEECKIGIMPGYIHKKGPVGVMSRSGTLTYEAVWQLTNLGLGQSTCVGLGGDPIVGTSFIDLLAMFQADDATEAIMMMGEIGGTAEEEAAAFIKENVTKPVAAFIAGRTAPPGKRMGHAGAIISGGKGTADEKFAALRAAGVEIAESPADMGTALKRAIENHK, encoded by the coding sequence ATGAGTATCCTCGTCAACAAAGACACCAAAGTCATTTGTCAGGGCATCACCGGTAAGGTCGGCGAGTTCCACACCAAGGGTTGCAAGGAATACGGCACCAAGATGGTCGGCGGTGTTACGCCGGGCAAAGCTGGTCAAACCGTCGAAGGCCTGCCGGTGTTCGACACCGTCGAGGAAGCGGTCAAAGAAACGGGTGCCAATGCCACGATGATCTTCGTGCCGCCACCGTTCACGGCCGATGCCATTCTAGAAGCGGTCGATGCCGGCATCGAAGTGATCTGTGCGATCACCGAAGGTGTGCCAGTTCTCGACATGGTTCCTGTCTACGAAACCGTGAAGAAGAGCAAGTCGGTCCTGATCGGCCCTAACTGCCCTGGCGTGATCACGCCGGAAGAATGCAAGATCGGCATCATGCCGGGCTACATTCACAAGAAGGGTCCTGTCGGCGTGATGAGCCGTAGCGGTACGTTGACCTACGAAGCTGTCTGGCAGCTCACCAACCTCGGCCTCGGCCAGTCGACCTGCGTCGGTCTGGGTGGTGACCCGATCGTGGGTACTTCGTTCATCGATCTGCTGGCCATGTTCCAGGCCGACGATGCCACCGAAGCGATCATGATGATGGGCGAAATCGGTGGTACCGCCGAAGAAGAAGCCGCGGCCTTCATCAAAGAAAACGTGACCAAGCCAGTTGCTGCCTTCATCGCGGGACGTACGGCCCCTCCAGGCAAGCGTATGGGGCACGCCGGTGCGATCATCAGTGGTGGTAAAGGAACCGCGGACGAAAAGTTCGCCGCCCTCCGAGCCGCTGGTGTCGAAATCGCCGAAAGCCCAGCCGACATGGGCACCGCACTGAAGCGTGCGATTGAGAACCACAAGTAA
- the sucC gene encoding ADP-forming succinate--CoA ligase subunit beta — MKIHEFQAKEILRQAGVNVPRSIVAKTPEEASAAYTELGGSIAVVKAQIHAGGRGKGTVKDNADQRGVQLVKSADEAAAVAKGLLGKELVTIQTGPEGKLVNQVLVEEGCDIKRELYLGIVLDRAAKLPVLMMSSEGGTEIEEVAAHTPEKIFKEHFNPALGPQSFQIRKLCKKLGIDGPAARSAEKFIKGLCKVYVDTDCALAEINPLVITGDGGMIALDCKMTFDENAMFRHKDLAELRDLSEEEPAEVRAGNTGLSYVKLDGNIGCLVNGAGLAMSTMDIIKLHGGEPANFLDVGGGANVDQVTEAFSILLDDKNVKAVLVNIFGGIMRCTTIAGALLEAYKKLDFNVPLVVRLEGTEVEEGRKMLADSGIDIIIGDGLTDAAKKVVATVA, encoded by the coding sequence ATGAAGATTCATGAGTTCCAAGCGAAGGAAATCCTTCGCCAAGCCGGGGTCAACGTGCCCCGCAGTATCGTTGCCAAGACCCCCGAAGAAGCGAGCGCCGCTTACACGGAGCTGGGTGGCAGCATTGCCGTCGTCAAAGCACAAATCCACGCTGGTGGTCGCGGTAAAGGAACCGTGAAAGACAACGCCGATCAGCGCGGTGTCCAATTGGTGAAGTCGGCTGACGAAGCCGCCGCGGTCGCCAAGGGACTGCTGGGCAAGGAACTGGTCACCATCCAGACCGGCCCGGAAGGCAAGCTGGTCAACCAGGTGCTGGTTGAAGAAGGCTGCGACATCAAACGCGAACTATACCTCGGTATCGTTCTCGATCGTGCCGCCAAGCTGCCAGTTCTGATGATGTCGAGCGAAGGTGGTACGGAGATCGAAGAGGTCGCTGCTCACACGCCTGAGAAGATCTTCAAAGAACACTTCAATCCGGCTCTGGGCCCACAAAGCTTCCAGATCCGCAAGCTGTGCAAGAAGCTGGGCATCGATGGCCCGGCCGCTCGCAGTGCCGAGAAGTTCATCAAGGGTTTGTGCAAGGTCTATGTCGACACCGACTGTGCCTTGGCCGAAATCAACCCACTGGTCATCACCGGCGACGGTGGCATGATCGCTCTCGACTGCAAGATGACCTTCGACGAGAACGCCATGTTCCGTCACAAGGATCTGGCCGAACTGCGTGACCTGTCGGAAGAAGAGCCAGCCGAAGTGCGTGCCGGCAACACCGGTCTCAGCTACGTCAAGCTCGACGGCAATATCGGCTGTCTGGTCAACGGTGCTGGTCTGGCCATGAGCACGATGGACATCATCAAGCTGCATGGCGGCGAACCAGCCAACTTCCTGGACGTCGGTGGCGGTGCCAACGTCGACCAGGTGACCGAAGCCTTCAGCATTCTGCTGGACGACAAGAACGTGAAGGCCGTGCTGGTCAACATCTTCGGTGGCATCATGCGATGCACGACGATCGCCGGCGCTTTGCTGGAAGCTTACAAGAAGCTCGACTTCAACGTGCCACTGGTGGTTCGTCTGGAAGGAACCGAAGTCGAAGAAGGTCGTAAGATGCTGGCCGACTCGGGCATCGACATCATCATTGGTGATGGTCTGACCGACGCCGCCAAGAAGGTTGTCGCCACGGTGGCCTAA